The Pseudomonas sp. LFM046 region CGGCGGAACGCAGGACCGGGCTGTTGGCCAGCAGGGCCTTGCGGGCGTCATCGAGAGATTCCGGCAGCTGTCCAGGCAGACCGGCCGGATCGCTCAGGTCAGCCGGCGCCACACCTACCACGCTGAAGTAATTGGTACGGGCATCAGCCAGGTTGGTCTGTTCGGTGATCAGGTTGTTGCGGGCCTGGGCCAGACGCGCTTCGGCCTGGTCCTGGTCGGCCAGGCGCCCTACCCCGCGCTCACTACGCAGGCTGATCTGGTCGAAGATGCGCTCGTGGCTGCGCAGGTTCTGTTCGGCCAGGCGAACCATTTCCTGGCGGCGCAGCACATCGAGGTAGACCTGGGACACATCCAGCGCGGTGCGCTCGGACGTGCTGAGCAGGGAATAGGCACGGGAGTTGACGGTGGCCTGCTGGCGGGCCACTTCGTTCTGGGTGGCGAAGCCGTCGAACACCATCTGCTGCAGGCGCACGCTGGACTCACCGCGGGTCATGGTCTTCCAGTGGTCATTGCCGGTTGCCCGGGTGCTGGTGTCGTCAGTGCCTTCACGGCCATAACCGCCCAACAAGTCGACGGACGGCAGGTATCCCCCCTTTGCCGCCTGGAGCTGTTTGTCGGCCGACAAACGGCTGTTAACGCCTGCCTGGATTTCCGGGTGGGCATCCATGGCCTGCTGCATGGCCTCGGAGAGGCTCTGCGCATGGACAGGGAGGCTTGCGACCAGGGCGAACGGAAGAACGGTGGAGAAACGCAAACGCATATTCTTGGCATCCTTTTCGTTGGTTTTCGCGGCCCGGAAACTCGCCGGAGGCCCGCCAAAAGCGCTTCTCGTCTACGTTCAGACTTCGTGACCGAGGTCACACTGGATCCCCCGAGACGAGTGAGCAAATATCAAAGTGACAGCATGAAATTGATTGTTTAGGATGGGAATCAATTGGTCAATACTTTGGCATATTCGCAATAGCCAAATGTAATAAGCCAATATATTGGCGCCATCAATTCGCCACGCTATTAACTATAGAAGGGAATGTCAGTCCTGCGCTTGGTCGCCGCACTTTGCGACCCCAGCGACGACAAGCCAGCTGAGAGTCAATCCAGGAGAGTCGCCCATGAGCAGTGTCGTTGCGATTGTCAAAAGCATTGTTGGCCAGGTGTTTGCCGTTTCGTCCGATGGGCTCCAGCGCCTTCTGGTCGAGGGGGATCGACTCTTCAAGGGCGATCAGGTCCTGACGGGCGACGCGGGCATGGTGAGCCTGGAACTGGCAGACGGCCGCACCCTCGACCTGGGCCGTGACTCCCAATGGAGCGAAGGCGACACCAGCGTCCACGCCCAGACCCAGCCCACCCAGGCACAGACCGAGGCTCCCGCCACAGACGTCGCGCAGCTGCAGAAGGCGATCGAGGCCGGCGTCGACCCGACCCAGGCACTCGAAGCCACCGCGGCCGGTCCGGGCGCGGGCAACGCGGGCGGCAATACAGGCGGCGTGGGCGGCGGTCACAGCTTCGTGATGCTGGACGCGACTGCCGGTCGGGTTGACGCCAACATTGGTTTCGAAACCGGCGCCATTCCCCCGGTCGCCGAAGCCCAGGAGGTGGACGATTCGTCGCCGCTGCTGAACGCCCCGGCGGTCGAAGAAGTGCCGGCTGCGCCGAACAACGCGCCGCAAGGCGAAGACGCCAGCATCACCACCGACGAAGACACCCCGATCCAGGGCCAGGTGACTGCCGCCGATCAGGATGGGGACTCGCTGACATTCAGCCTGGGCAACAACCCCGGTAACGGTACCGTGGTGGTCAAGCCCGATGGCTCCTACGTCTACACGCCCAATCCTGACTTCAACGGCAACGACAGCTTCACGGTCATTGTCGATGATGGCAACGGCGGGACAGACACCATCACCGTCAGCATCGGCGTGAACCCGGTGAACGATGCCCCGGTTGCGCTCAACGACGGCCCGACTGCCGTCACCGAAGACACCCCGGCCACCGGCAACGTCCTGACCAACGACAGCGACGTCGACGGCGACACCCTGACCGTGACCCAGTTCACCATCGGTGGCAGCACCTTCCAGGCCGGCCAGACCGCCGTGATCGAGGGTATTGGTTCCCTGGTGATCAACGCCGACGGTTCCTACAGCTTCACTCCGGCGCCGAACTACACCGGCCCGGTGCCGACCGCGACCTACACAGTCACCGACGGCACCGCCACCGATACCGCTGACCTGAGCTTCGCCGATGTCACCCCGGTCAACGATGCGCCGGTTGCGCTCAACGATGGCCCGACCGCCGTCACCGAAGACACCCCGGCCACCGGCAACGTCCTGACCAACGACAGCGACGTCGACGGCGACCCCCTGACCGTGACCCAGTTCACCATCGGTGAGAGCACCTTCCAGGCCGGCCAGACCGCCGT contains the following coding sequences:
- a CDS encoding TolC family outer membrane protein, yielding MRLRFSTVLPFALVASLPVHAQSLSEAMQQAMDAHPEIQAGVNSRLSADKQLQAAKGGYLPSVDLLGGYGREGTDDTSTRATGNDHWKTMTRGESSVRLQQMVFDGFATQNEVARQQATVNSRAYSLLSTSERTALDVSQVYLDVLRRQEMVRLAEQNLRSHERIFDQISLRSERGVGRLADQDQAEARLAQARNNLITEQTNLADARTNYFSVVGVAPADLSDPAGLPGQLPESLDDARKALLANSPVLRSAESDVAAAEKQYEAAKSTFYPRFDAELSRNADNDLDGENGHSNEWQAMLRMRYNLFAGGSNKADLESKAYQINEALDIRNNALRVLNEDLGLSWNALGNAREQLPIAQQYVDYSTRVRESYQKQFSIGERTLLDLLDSENELFTASRRLVDLRYTELFTQYRIKATMGELLKSQGVVAPMASVVQTELKPQATLPGLN